The Eriocheir sinensis breed Jianghai 21 chromosome 28, ASM2467909v1, whole genome shotgun sequence region ccgtagctcagtggatagagcgtctgcctcacaaccagaaagaccggggttcgattctccggctgggtgaagataagttgggtttatcttctttcacgtgtagcccctgttcacctagcagtgagtaggtacgcgacgtaaggcgaggggTTTTGACCTCGTTGccacggtgtgttgtgtgtgtgtagtctcagTCCTACCTAAAGATTGGTACTATGGGCtctgctcttccgtaggggaacggctgtctgtcttgagagagacccgcagcagaccaagaggtgaattacacacacacacacacacacacacacacatacacacacacacacacacagacacacacactgttaaatacaatgaaatactatTTATGAAGCAGAAACACTGCccataggctttcttgagggggaCCTGTTTgtcagccccagcctgttagtggtgcaggcCAAGTGTTTTAtggtggtgccatcttgcttgattTAGGCTGCCCTCCCTGGAGCctcacttgatcctctttagagagtttcttTAGAATGCAGGTTGATAGATGGtcatcaggatagcatgtgggttgTCTAAGGCCATTTGGCAAAGacaaaattgtcagcttgtagtagcaggtgggacttgaacctgggTTCATCAGGACACCAAGCCCATGcaccaaccactcagccactgcctccaaAAGTACTGTAAGCATAAGACCTTTGAAGAATTAAATGTAAAATTTATAATTGAGGACTTAGGCCCTATGCAGATGAGCTGCACATTGAATATGATTTAAAGGAAAATGCAGTTATTATAACCATCAATTCACATCTTTCATATACTTGTTCAGCCTCATGTGCCTCTACAGATATACAGGACAGGATATTTGCACCCTTCAGAGACAGGCCTTTTAGATGAGAAGCAGTTGGGGGTGGGGGTTGAGATTCCTTTGCCTCGCCCACATCCCTGTGGGTTATTGAAACAAAGGCTCTTTATAGCAAAAAAATGATGAGACTGACACCACAAAATTGTGCAgtatacattttctctctcatatctatctatctgtctatctatatatttaatttaatttaatttagaAAGATAAGTATGGATATTCATGCATTCCTCAGAAAACCTCGACTAAATGCTGAGCTTGTGGCAGCTCAGGTGGCCCAAGTGATGCCCCCAAAAGTGAAGAAGGCTGAGAGAAAAGATCGGGACCGCAAAGGTGATAGTCGCAATCTGCAGAAGGGCAGGTGAGTGAGATATCTACTTTATAGATGGCATTTTATTTTACTGCAGTCAGGAAACTTGTAGTACAGATTTTGCTGGATTTGTACTGCTTTGTAATCTAGCCATCATGCAATATGAATCTCTTAAAGTTATCATGATTGTTTATTACAAATTAATGTACATCAGAACTTTGCTTGAACAAGAGGTAGGTTCCATAACAGGTCACATAAATTGATTTTGCACTAAGTAtgattcttccctcttttttaatGCTTGATGACTATTTTATGGCAGTACAGTGATGTACAATAATGTCTATTGGGTTTATATCACATCAGTCAGATCACAACTGTACAACCAAACACTATACACAATAATACACAATGTTATAAcaagactacaagaggccagacagcctgcacatggcagctcctgaaaATTTCCCCTGAAGTAGCTATGGTCACATAATTTTGCTGTGGCTACAAGTGAGCACTACCTGCCTCACCTGGCCCCCAAAGGATGATGTaaaatttgctttgttttgttcgAGTTGTCATTTTGTGCCATTGTAACTTTTTCTCCAATACTCATCCACTTTATTGATCCATTTCACTGGTGATCTTCCCCTCACACTGTCTCCTTCAATTTTCCCCTCATGCTCTTCACAAACCCTTTTAATTTTCATCCCAGACCATCTCTAAGCATCACACTTCACCCAGTCAACTACTTCCCAAGCCACTCCTttcactgtaacacacacacctaacagtTCAtacatacagtcgtccctcaaatagtacgggggttagggacccaggacccctgtACTATTAGAAAATCCgcataaaattagtgccccccccctAGAAACTATCCTGGGCACTTACGGAATCTGGCTCCTGCCTGGctcagttgccagttatgcatttcttctgcagtcacagtgcagtgttacTACACTGGGGggatcgaggggggcgaagccccccttttagaggtcaggttatttaaagttcggttggagtagtttaaatacgcGTCCCTTAACTACATATATAATAGCGAGGCGCAATgccgtattttggaggcgcggagtcaatctccacaattgccgtttcgtatcttatttcaagtatgatttagaaAGCAATAGAGACTATGGTAGAGAGTacaagagagtgtgagtgtatgacatggccCACTCGCTGACATTGTGAAAGGCAGCActgccaggatggctccgttgcccagcgtggtaacactatggcggaaaatgcataactggcaactttggcctGCGAGTCGAAGCTGAGCAAGGCGGGACTTGGATTCACGTGGTATCCTCTCCCTACTGCAACTTAACTCATACCAaaatgtaacttctcctaaatctgaatttttCTCCATGGTGAACAgctttctcgaacgctttggggtgcttacagcaagtgttttggcttgtctcttgagtcccatgttcatgttatatGGTAATGGAGAAGAGTATctgaggttgtgcacacacacggacttaaGGAAAGCGCATACGTTTCAGTCTGGCAAAACGGTGTTCCTGATGTGCACACACATTAACTGAGGAGATGCgcatgggtggcagtctggtagAACCATTGAgttagaattggtggagtcgacacgggtGTTTCTTTATAACACCCAAGGGATACAGAAGTTTACGGAATGTCTCTGTTATGTAGATTATCTCATCATCAAGGAACTTGTTATCACAGATTCTAAGCGCCCTTAGGAAGAAACCGATTACcactcctgtttttgttttttcgctGTGTGCAGATAGGTAGTGAATAAAATCGTCTTTGTTAGTGGACTTCCTATGTACTGAGAACTTTGCACTGCTATGATTTCGGTGTATGACTGTGTCGAGAAACGGTATTTTATTGTCCACTTCTAGTTCTATTGTGAATTGTATGAACGTGTTTACTCCGTTTAGTCTTCTTAGCTTGTTTTCAACATTTACACTTTTTGGTATCACCACTAGAACATTGTCCACATAACGGAACCACTTAGAATTTGTAAATGTTGAAAACAAGCTAAGAAGACTAAATGGAGTAAACACGTTCATACAATTCACAATAGAACTAGAAGTggacaataaaataaaatcataGCAGTGCAAAGTTCTAGTTACATAGGAAGCCACTAAACAAAGACGCATTTATTTCACCCTATCAGCAcacagcaaaaaaaaacaaaaacaggagtgGTAATCGGTTTCTTCCTAAGGGCGCTTAGAATCTGTGATAACAAGTTCCTTGATGATGAGATAATCTACATAACAGAGACATTCCGTAAACTTCTGTATCCCTTGGATGTTATAAAGAAACTAAAAAACAAGGCTAAAatgatatatgaaagaaaaagtgaagaaaaagaagaaacaagtggGGAATACTTAGTTGTTCTGTATGCAAAAGGAGCAGAAGCAATAACAAAAATGTTGGCTGACGCAGGCGTGTGCGTAGCATATGCCTCAGGACAAAAGCTGCAAGAAATGGTGAGAGGAAAGGCTAACAGGGACGCGAAACAGTTAAGTGCAATATACTCCATTCCATGCGGCGACTGCACGGCTCATTACTACGGTGAGACTGCTCGAGGATTGGTCAGAAGAATAAGGGAACACAAAAGCGACATGCGTTTCCACCGAACCACAAACTCTCTCGTTCTGCATGGGGATAAACACGGACATTTGCCAAGTTGGGAAAGAGCAACGGTTTTACATAAAGgatttgaaaagaggaagaggaagctagTCGAGGCTGCATACATAGCGACGAGGGAAGCCACCAATCACAGAGAAGGATTCGTAAGCCTCTCCCACTCTGCCGCCAGCCTCATCCTCATGGACCAATCAGCGCACGCGCCTGCCAGACGTCCAGCGAGATGAGTCGCCTCAAGGGGGTATATATACAGCCTGTCCTGAATTGTCTGTTACTCTCTGAAGAAGACCTTGCTGTCGAAACGTTAGAGAATACAAAGTGTTCCTGATCCAGCCTGGATTTCCTTACCACCTTTACACTCATTTGTCCTACCTCTACACAACACTTCGATAACAGAATTATAGATGCAGCAGTGTTTTTTATATCTTTCAGCATAGGGTCAATTAAATAAGATGAAAACTAATTGTTTTCTGTCAGTTATATTACAATTGAAATTCTACTTTCAGAATTTTTAATATCCatttgaacattttttttctagGCCTAGGTTGAAGAATGTCGACcgcagcacagcacagcacaatgCTGTCACAGTCAACAATGTAACAGTCATCATCACAGAGTTCCAGCCCAAACACCGGTCCTCCTCCACAACCTCTTCTACCAAGACCACCACCTCCTCAGGCAACACCTCCTCAGCCACCAACGGGGATGCTCAGGTCATGTCATCCTCAGAGGCTGGTTCCATCTCGGATGCCTCTACAGATACAACGCGCAATGGGGATATAACAACAGAATCTAGGAGCTCTTAGGTCCCCTCTACCCTACACTGTGTCCTAGGCAGCTCCCATATTCATCTCACACATCATCTTCACCACCCTCAGAGACAAATGGTGAGAGCCAGAGCACAGTTGAACATTAGTGATTGTGTCACCAGCAAGTGCCCTTTTGGCTTACAAACACTGACCTGAACTGGTGCAAATGTGTGTGATGGTGCCCTAAAGGAAAAACTTTTTATTTCAGAAATGGATTTAAGAGGTTGTGCTGCCTCCTCCTAGATGTGACGTGACAAGAGagaaatgcctttttttttttttcctgactcCAATACTGCCAGTTTGTATGTACAGTTTGGTTAACCTCAAAGGTATTATTTAGCTTTTATGTGTCACAGCTGATAGCCATGTATGTTTACTGTTTTAGGATTTGTACAAATCAGTTTGTGAGGGACTGCCTTTTCCCATTGTTCTTGCCTTTGAAGACAGATTTGTAGctaatgaatgaatatatatggTTAGGTAAAGTTACCTGCAGCTAAGATTGTGCCCCATCAAACTTGTGTTTGCAGTGTGGTAAAGTGCAGCCCATACTGCCCAAACAATATCCTCAGCTGCAACCACAATCATCATTATTAAAAGTTTGTTTGAATTTGTAACACTACAGAAAGGAACAATTGTTATGAAAATGTACAAATATATCATGTTGCCTTGTTAGCATTGTCTAAAgaaatttttgtgaaaattaaATACTGACACAGGGGTGCCTACCCTTGGCACCAGAGCAATGCCACTGCCACCTTTGTGTCCCCCTGTGGTACCAAAGTCATGATTTTGCCATGGGGCGTCTCCTGTTAAAGTTAGGGATTAGGGCTTTGAGTCCTtggatgtaaatttgtattgaacatGGTAGACTAATgtaatatagtgtgtgtgtgtgtgtgtgtgtgtgtgtgtacagcactCATCATAAAAAAGTATGCTGGACATCCAACCTGGCATACATTAATCACAAAAACAGTACCCCACCCATTCTCAATTAGTTAACACCAATGCATTATGCCAGCTGTCAGCCATTGGTGATATCCTCTTGTTCATAGCTTTAACATGCTCTGTGAATTGTAGCTTGCTTTGTGAGTGAAATTGTCTTGCTGCTCAGTGACTCCTCTCCCCAGTTTCCATTTCAATATAGTCTTTGATGCTGTAAACAATAGCATATATTGACTAGATAAAACTGGACTGTAGGATATTGTCCTGCCAGTGTGTGATGTGATTACTTTGAGGTACTTCGAGGCAAATCAAAGACTGGTAGTGTAAATATGCCTCCAGCCAAACTACATCCTGGTAAGCCTAAAGAGATTTCCCCCAGGCTTTGAGAGGTCTTGGTAAAGAGCTGTAGAATGATCTCTTTGAGGGCTGTGAGTCATGGGGGAATTCTTCTTGGGTGTAGTGGTCTGGCTGCAGGGATTTCTTTATACTACTGCTTTCCTTTGAGTGTCACACCTAGTTCCTCACATAATGGTCAAATACAAACTTGCTCAATGATTTCCTGTCTGGTACCCAAGCTTTGTGTAGTTCATTGATCCCTGCTATATTTCAGGCATTACTTTTGTTTTTTCATCCCATAATAACTTTGGTACAGGATCCTAAGTCAGAACAACTTTTCACTGGATGGAGAGACTTGACCAATAACATAAACTAACCACACAAGCTAATTGAGCACTCAGATGTGTACTGGAGGATGTGGTGTCATTCTTCTAGCTGATTGCTGGCTTAATATATTAGTACAAATAGAACAGATGGGACATTTTTCATCATCAATGGATGCCTGGTTGTGTgtcagactggtacacacacacactcacacacatgcaTAATGTatgagagtttgtgtgtgtgcatctttCTGTCATATGTAAGACCATTTATATTTCTTCAAGTTTATCAAGTGAGCTGAGTTAGCTCAGTGTTATGTTTAGTTTCCATAGGATATCATACATTTTTCATAATATATGAATGACTTTGATGCACACTCATCATGTAAATGATGTCTGTGCCATGTCTCTTGATCATGTTGGGAAACTGGATTTCCTTTCATCTATACCttctctaagtgtgtgtgtgtgtgtgtgtgtgtttgtgtgtgtgtgtgtgtgtgtgtgttttggaaatAAAAGTTTACATTTATTTTGCTGTGACTTGTACATTGCTTAttgaccccttttttttttactcaaaatGAATTTTCAGTATAAATTTTCAAGGCAAtgatgtattttattattattatttacatcagtAGTATTagtatgtttt contains the following coding sequences:
- the LOC127004426 gene encoding YY1-associated factor 2-like isoform X3; translation: MWDCSVCTYRNSPEAFKCLMCDVRKGTSTRKPRLNAELVAAQVAQVMPPKVKKAERKDRDRKGDSRNLQKGRPRLKNVDRSTAQHNAVTVNNVTVIITEFQPKHRSSSTTSSTKTTTSSGNTSSATNGDAQVMSSSEAGSISDASTDTTRNGDITTESRSS
- the LOC127004426 gene encoding YY1-associated factor 2-like isoform X1, with amino-acid sequence MDHKKSPSSFRASLNGLGPKRVKRSNKEENMWDCSVCTYRNSPEAFKCLMCDVRKGTSTRKPRLNAELVAAQVAQVMPPKVKKAERKDRDRKGDSRNLQKGRPRLKNVDRSTAQHNAVTVNNVTVIITEFQPKHRSSSTTSSTKTTTSSGNTSSATNGDAQVMSSSEAGSISDASTDTTRNGDITTESRSS
- the LOC127004426 gene encoding YY1-associated factor 2-like isoform X2, coding for MDHKKSPSRRVKRSNKEENMWDCSVCTYRNSPEAFKCLMCDVRKGTSTRKPRLNAELVAAQVAQVMPPKVKKAERKDRDRKGDSRNLQKGRPRLKNVDRSTAQHNAVTVNNVTVIITEFQPKHRSSSTTSSTKTTTSSGNTSSATNGDAQVMSSSEAGSISDASTDTTRNGDITTESRSS